Within the Takifugu rubripes chromosome 8, fTakRub1.2, whole genome shotgun sequence genome, the region TGATTAGATTcactttttaaatgacacattCGTTTACTTAATCAGCACCATGTTTTATGGTATTGTACTCAACTACAGATATTACTGCATGGATGAAAAGATTTGCGTGTGCAACGCCTGCACCATCGAGGGGGGACACGCGGGACACACGATCAAGACCTTAAGAAACACCATGAAAGATCTACAGGTACACAGAAGCTGTTGCTCATGATGCGATTAAATCCCAGGTGACACCGTGGTCTTTGTGTCGTCACCAGGGCagcctggagaagcagctgcacAGGGTGGAGAGGAAGTACATCATCGCTGAGaaaaagcagcaggagcagaaggacaaggagcagcagaacaaggTACGGCAATATGGTGGAGGCGGTTGTTGTCTTCGTCCCCCCCCTCACTTCTTTCCTCTCACAGAAGTACATGGAGGACTGTGAGAGGGTCTTGAACACTCTGTGTGAGGATATGAAGACGGCGGTCCTCTCCTTCACCAGTATTCTGAAGgaatgcacacgcacgcactgtGACACCAACGGCTCGGCCATTCAGAAGAACATCTCAAGGATCAGCCAGGACCAGGCCCGTCTGCAAGACGCCCGCAGCAACATCGAGGCCCTCATGCAGGAAAACGACCCGTTCCGCTTCATCGAGGTGCAGATGTGTTGGATCAGCTTTTAGAAACGTTTCCTTTGCACTCGCTTTATAGTTCTAAtcctttttattgtcttttcagGCATACaggacaaaaggaaaacagTTGAGTGCTGACGAAGAGAACGTTTCACTCATGATCCAGAACTCATGATTCCAAATCGTTTTACTACGTGTGTTTGTCAACTTGTGTTCGATTCAGGTGCCGCAGGCTGCTCAGGAAAAACATGTTCTACCCAGAATACGTCGATATGGAGACGGAGGGGCTGGAGGTGATAATGGAATTGGAAATGAGAAAATTCCTCGATGAGGATCTCCAGAGTTACGTTACTAATGCCATTAGCACCATGTGTAAGAACTTTCTTTCTGTCATCTTGCTTTCAGTTCATTGAGTTCTGATCTGAAAAACTAACCGTTCCGTGCAACAGGTCATACTACGGACgtcgaggaagaggaggatgagcaggaggagaacgaggaggagggggcaatagcggatgaggaagatgacgaggacgacgacgacgatgacgaaCTCAACATCAGCAGTGTGGAGGAAATAAGTGAGGGGGAGGAATTaagtgagggggaggaggaggaggaagaggaggaggaggaggaggaggaggaggaggaggcggccaATCTGAGTGATGCACCATATGATCTTTATAgtccagaagaggaagaggaggaggaggatgaagatgaggaagaggagataaTTAACTTTGAAGCGAGGAGAGTGTGAAAAAAGGAGCGCTTGTGTGTTTAGATTTCTGCAGATGAATGTTGATGTTTTAGTTTTGGAATGTTCCTGCTTTTAACTTTAGCAAACCTCAAACCTGTGATGGACAGAATCAGCTTCCAAAGAGCTCCAAGAATCTGCTGCCATGAACTGAgctctgttgtgtcctgctcaCTAAGGTGCTTTATCTCATTCAGCTGTTTGCTGCAAACATGTTTATACACACGACAAGAATATATTTTTGAATCCAACACAAGTTAAACTGTTATTACTTGTGAAATGACTTTCTAAACACTGAGGCATAATCCTTATGTTTGCGAACGTATGAGTATTTTAAGACATTCAGAGCTTGATCAAACGAGATGGAAGATCAACGACCCCGAAGGACCTCTGCATGATTTATGATTGTTGGACTGTTTTCTTCATGCTTGATTTCAAATACTTGAGGCCAAAGATGAGTTGATTGCATTCAAATGGATGCTTCTGGCATGTAAAgaaaaatacttaaaatatGCAGTGAATGTTGGTTCATGGCTTCAGAATACGTTTTGATGTATTGAATGCGATGCTTTTTCTCATGCACTGATTAAATACTGAATGTATTTAATTTTGCCCTATAATGATTTCTTCCCCCCACAAAAATGCAATTCTATGCCAGAGATTATAATGTTACGTGTCAGATTTATGAGCATTCATTCATTTAGGAATATTACATAATTTAATAAATGCCTGTTTGAATGTggacatttgttttttccccttttgcaAACATGGAGAAATAAGAGGGATATAATCACATAAATGGGGAGTTTATAAGAGGATATAAAGGGATTTTATTTACTAAcattgttttgtatttgtgttgccttagaaaaaaacattatttctgAAGTACCTAATTTATCTAATACcagtttgggattttttttattttattttccctgtTCTATTATTCTATTAATAATCTCGTTaaattgtgattattttttaaaagaatataatttattattttttcccccttgattTGTCATACTATTTATAGTACAAAACtagatttgaaaaataaaaataaaacgcaACAAACGGCCGATGATACCGGAACGGACACAAAGCCCAGATGGACCGACTCCCATGATGCACTTCCGGATCAGGCTTCCGCGCTGTGTGTATGCGTCTTTAAGCTTGTTGTGAAATTGTATCCACATGTAGTTAATTTTTCTTATCGTGACAACCACCACACAGTCGAGGGAATATTGAGAGATGATTCCTACCTTTCAAAAGGTAAACTTTTGCTTTTAATTCCGCTAAATGTTTAGATTCCCAGcagaggtcagcagcagcaaTTTCAGTGAGCTTCATTCCGAGTTTCCAGGGTCATTAAATTCACTCCCGGCACGACGAACTGTAGCTGGCACATGGTTTTTATTAAAGATGGCAATTAAagaaaaattcatttttttccatgATAGAACGCTGCTGATCAAACCTTCTTATCTCTACTTTGTTAGAGGCTTTTAGTGTGAAAATACGTTTCGCAGATGTTCctggaaaaataataatagttCCCAGATAAATGAATAGGCTacatttattttgcaacaaGTTTTTAGAACAAGTGTCCATATCATCGATATATCATCGTTTTTCCTCCCCAGGTGTTAAATCGAGCAGTTCTATCATGCCGGTAcgattttcattttcaaatattcTTCCATCTTAAACTCATTTTACCATCAAGAGTTTGCAGACGAGCAACTAGCCTGTAAAGATATGTGTTGTTAATGGTTCTGttgtaaaaatgtaaagtttCTGTTTTAACTCCACTGACAGTTTCTCTCTCCAATTATAGGGCTGCACCATCCAACCCAAATCCCGTCTGGGGTAGATATTGAAATCTACTGATCAATGTTATTTCTAAATGAAAGCATCTCTGTTTTCTATTGTACGGCCATTTTtattaaatagatttttttttttttaatgaatctgCAGGTGCTGTCGCTGAAAGGGGCTACAAAGGCATGCCGACCCACGGGATTGGGAAGTGGAGGCACCTTTTACTTAAAGTAGCTGTAAGgatctttaaaaacatgtttcagACAACATGGAAATGGCTTTAGAAATTAAATTGACAcatgaaaacagaataaaatggaTAAGAATATAGTCTTATCTATCAATATGACCTGGCTTTCAAGATGATTGACCCCGGAAATGATAAATGTCTTGTCAGCCTAAGAAAAAGAAGGACAAACTCCAGATCAAACCaatctcggctgccacggaaacggcgTACGGGACGCTGAACGTTATGGTGTCGGGTTTTGATATGACGCTGGTGGAGCACTACTCCCAGTACATCCACAACCTCTGCAACCGGCTCGGCATCAAGGTAGCTGAGAGGTGGGTCTACTGAACGTGTTtgaaattcttttattttcgcTTCAGTCATCGTTTCAAGGCCCCGCGTGTACGTAATCTAATAGTTTATATGTCTGGTTAAGCCGCCATCCAGTTAGGAAAATAGCAGAATAGAATTGACAATACAGTTGGTGGCATGAAAAGATATTCAGGAACAGTCGGTTGCCCTTGGAGACCACAGTAGTTTACCACTTGGACACTAGATGTCAATGTTTTATCACAAATTTACACATGGTTCTATAGACTATGTAGTGTTTGTTCTTCAGCTAAGAACATGATGACAAATATCTATTTTAGACATTTAACTCCATAGCAAATGAAATGATAACACTatcacaaacaaaagaaagatcCTTTTACAAACCTGCTTTTCGAACTTCATTACAAATGCGTCGACCCCTCGTTAAGAAAAGTAGATGAATAGTGGAGAGAATATTACATTGACATAAATACGTGTTGTTACTCACATTTAagctttttctttatttaccaGCTATGCGTTGCCCACCAAGAGCGTAGAGGTCATGGTAATGCAGGACCAAGGCACCAAAATGTACGTGGACGCTGTCCTCAAGACACACGAGCGAGTCGTCCAGGTGAGGCTCTTGTCTCTACGCTGAATGTGTCGTTGAGTTCTGCCACTCCTGATCTGTTGTACCTGTTTCTCCAGCTGAGCAGTCTGGATGCAGCATTGTGTCCTGTTTTCATGGACGTTGTTTTAAAGAACCAGCCAGAAGGAGTTAAGCTAGTTGTCAACGAGGTGAGTTCATAAACCACAATATTAGATATATTTCAGAAATTGCACATTTATTATATTTACGAGCTTAAAGTTGATTGAATTGTTACATTGTGTACCAACacattgtgtgtatttatgtgctaaaaaaaataatttaggaTTTCCTTCTGGTCATGGTGTTTCCACGTGGGTTTTGTCATCCCACTTGCTGTGTTCCCAGTTGAGTTTAACTCTGGAACAATTTTAAAAGGACATTCTGAAACACCAAAATTCTCCTGTAACGCAACAAAACCTAAATTAAAAGACAATCGTAGCCTTAAGTCCAGTGCATCcactttcttttgacctacatGGTGCATCCGTAACATATAGAAACCGATAATAAttgagaacccccccccatttcTCCTCTCAGCACACTGAGGCCGAATATCAAGCACGTTTCAAGGGGCGTCCCGAGCTGGAGGGGCTCCTTGCTCAGATGAACCAGTAGGACTGGTGGACTACACGATACACACATTTGTGCAGTCGTTTCTAGTTTATATTTATAATTACTCAACCATTCATGATTGACATTCTCTAAATAAAGTGCTCCCTTTCTTCTCCTGGCATCAGAAGTTTTATTTTTGGCCCCAATAATTTCATTTCCGATCACATCGTTACTGTGGCGACTCAAAATTTGTTCATAAAATTCCAACATTCACACATCAGAGTCAAGAAATGAGTCTGGTTTCAATCATCAAAACACTTTTGTGGAGTGGTCACAAATGTTATATTAATGGTAGATTTGTTTCCACGGAGTGAGAAAGCCGAGGTTTGTGGGCCACAGCATGCACACTACAGTTTAATTATGGGACTGAGGGTGGTGGGGCTGTCTGATCCGCTTCAGCACAGTGTATAAGTGTGTGTCAATAAAATTTTAAAACCGGCTTTGGATGTGTGCTAAAGTTGTGGTTCTGTTGCAGTTTCACCAGAGTATCGCCTCTTAGCTGAAAGAAAGCAACGGCAGGCAGCAGAGGTTAGGTTagcaaatatattttaatatataatatttattttagcaCAATGACAAAATGGCATAATTACATTTCACTCaagtcatttcttttaaaacatgaCAAATGGCATAATTTCAGTTCAGTCTCCTTTAAATCATGACAAAAAAGCCATTTTTTAGAGTAATACTCGACCGCTGCGACATTTTGTCAGAATGGGTTTGGGTCATGTGTTGTGTCAGCTATTTATTATAATCCGGATGAAAAATAAGTCAATAAGTGCGTTTACTTGTGCATCGAAATCGGACTACAC harbors:
- the LOC101072819 gene encoding E3 ubiquitin/ISG15 ligase TRIM25, whose protein sequence is MDFSQSQQARMLQEDLTCPVCLEVYRNPQLLSCGHNFCKTCLDNVKRQGERGRFRCPECRESHRCSAPVQKNLKLASISDNYRQRHRGSAVCSRDLKPTAIQSFLVQQVMGGCAVPCDYCPSGTASSTSAASNEQGDCEQEGATAASTASSAAAPTYAVKTCLKCEVSMCLEHVKPHLELPAFRGHPLTEPVDDFWKRKCPEHEEMYQYYCMDEKICVCNACTIEGGHAGHTIKTLRNTMKDLQGSLEKQLHRVERKYIIAEKKQQEQKDKEQQNKKYMEDCERVLNTLCEDMKTAVLSFTSILKECTRTHCDTNGSAIQKNISRISQDQARLQDARSNIEALMQENDPFRFIEAYRTKGKQCRRLLRKNMFYPEYVDMETEGLEVIMELEMRKFLDEDLQSYVTNAISTMCHTTDVEEEEDEQEENEEEGAIADEEDDEDDDDDDELNISSVEEISEGEELSEGEEEEEEEEEEEEEEEEAANLSDAPYDLYSPEEEEEEEDEDEEEEIINFEARRV
- the mrpl48 gene encoding large ribosomal subunit protein mL48; the encoded protein is MIPTFQKVLNRAVLSCRAAPSNPNPVWGAVAERGYKGMPTHGIGKWRHLLLKVAPKKKKDKLQIKPISAATETAYGTLNVMVSGFDMTLVEHYSQYIHNLCNRLGIKVAESYALPTKSVEVMVMQDQGTKMYVDAVLKTHERVVQLSSLDAALCPVFMDVVLKNQPEGVKLVVNEHTEAEYQARFKGRPELEGLLAQMNQ